One Gossypium raimondii isolate GPD5lz chromosome 3, ASM2569854v1, whole genome shotgun sequence genomic window carries:
- the LOC105796564 gene encoding uncharacterized protein LOC105796564, whose product MAGIDVSKYAHSPVHVAVATRDYGSLRRILEALPRLGNPDEIQTEAASLAEEEKAEEIAAVIDRRDVPNRDTPLHLAVKVGDETATKMLMAAGADWSLQNEQGWSALQEAICNREESIAMIIVRDYQPLAWAKWCRRLPRLVGTMRRMRDFYMEITFHFESSVIPFISRIAPSDTYKIWKTGANLRADMTLAGFDGFRIQRSDQSILFLGDGSEDGKVPPGSLCMISHKDKEVMNALDGAGSQATDEEVRKEVVAMSQTSIFRPGIDVTQAVLLPQLTWRRQEKTEMVGAWKANVYDMHNVVVSIKSRRVPGAMTDDEFLGTSNENEAASEELDEILTEEERRQLEVALKLDSSEMSNESEDGIIGHQHSGYESREIPIEETNGFKNGETKQEKKGWFGGWRKKETKHEVQRKVVPPRSSFLVDEKVSDLLGDSPSRSQIKPGRHSVEIVATDDHRRIRDLRISTSMSSESSNRRKDSSRENEYKKGLRPILWLSPNFPLQIEELLPLLDILANKVKAIRRLRELLTTKLPAGTFPVKVAIPVVPTIRVLVTFTKFEELPPVDEFSTPPSSPTAGQESPAVTQSSGSWFQWIKTPYQRPSSSNHSYNKIENLQDPFAIPPNYTWITAEAKKKKMQEKSKSKKGKGQNH is encoded by the exons ATGGCTGGTATTGATGTTTCTAAGTATGCACATAGTCCCGTGCATGTGGCTGTTGCAACGAGGGATTATGGTAGTCTCAGGAGGATACTTGAGGCTCTCCCACGTCTTGGTAACCCTGATGAGATTCAAACTGAAGCAGCCTCATTGGCCGAGGAAGAAAAGGCTGAAGAGATTGCTGCTGTGATTGATAGGCGTGATGTTCCTAATCGGGATACCCCTCTTCATTTGGCTGTTAAAGTTGGTGATGAAACTGCAACTAAAATGCTTATGGCTGCCGGTGCTGATTGGAGCTTGCAAAATGAACAAGGATGGAGTGCACTCCAAGAAGCAATTTGTAATAGGGAAGAGTCTATTGCGATGATTATTGTTCGGGATTACCAGCCATTGGCATGGGCAAAATGGTGTAGGAGGTTGCCTCGTTTGGTGGGAACTATGCGAAGGATGAGAGACTTTTACATGGAAATCACATTCCATTTTGAGAGTTCTGTGATACCTTTTATTTCCCGAATTGCTCCTTCtgatacatataaaatttggaaGACGGGTGCGAATTTGAGGGCTGATATGACTTTGGCCGGATTTGATGGTTTCAGAATTCAGCGTTCAGATCAGAGTATTCTTTTCCTTGGTGATGGTTCTGAGGATGGTAAGGTTCCTCCTGGATCACTTTGTATGATCTCACATAAGGATAAAGAGGTGATGAATGCTTTGGATGGTGCTGGTTCTCAAGCAACTGATGAAGAGGTTCGAAAAGAAGTGGTTGCAATGTCTCAGACTAGTATATTCAGGCCTGGAATAGATGTGACACAGGCAGTTCTTTTGCCACAATTGACTTGGAGGCGACAAGAGAAAACAGAAATGGTGGGTGCCTGGAAAGCTAATGTGTATGATATGCACAACGTTGTTGTTAGCATCAAATCAAGGAGGGTGCCTGGGGCCATGACAGATGATGAGTTTTTGGGAACTTCCAATGAAAACGAAGCAGCGAGTGAAGAGCTTGATGAGATTTTGACAGAAGAAGAAAGGAGACAACTCGAAGTTGCTCTTAAATTGGATTCTTCAGAAATGTCCAATGAGAGTGAAGATGGCATTATTGGACATCAGCATAGCGGTTATGAGTCTCGGGAAATTCCTATCGAGGAAACCAACGGTTTTAAAAATGGGGAGACTAAGCAGGAAAAGAAAGGATGGTTTGGTGGATGGAGGAAAAAGGAGACAAAGCATGAAGTGCAGAGGAAGGTTGTGCCACCTAGAAGTTCTTTCCTTGTTGATGAAAAGGTGAGTGACTTACTAGGAGACTCTCCATCAAGGAGTCAGATAAAACCTGGTAGACATTCTGTGGAGATTGTGGCAACAGATGATCATAGGAGGATAAGAGATTTGAGAATATCTACTTCTATGAGTTCTGAGAGTAGTAATCGGCGTAAAGATAGTAGCCGGGAGAACGAGTATAAGAAAGGATTGAGGCCTATTCTTTGGCTTTCTCCGAACTTCCCACTGCAAATTGAAGAACTCTTGCCTTTGCTAGATATTCTTGCCAACAAGGTCAAAGCAATTCGGCGGTTGAGAGAACTGCTCACGACAAAGCTTCCTGCAGGAACCTTCCCAGTAAAG GTTGCTATCCCTGTCGTTCCAACAATCAGAGTATTGGTTACTTTCACGAAGTTTGAAGAACTACCACCCGTGGATGAGTTCTCGACACCCCCTTCAAGCCCCACTGCCGGCCAAGAAAGCCCTGCTGTGACACAATCCTCGGGTTCTTGGTTTCAGTGGATAAAGACTCCATACCAACGACCTAGCTCTTCCAATCATAGCTACAATAAGATAGAAAATCTTCAAGATCCGTTTGCAATACCGCCCAATTATACTTGGATTACAGCTgaagcaaagaaaaagaagatgcaAGAGAAGAGCAAATCAAAGAAAGGTAAGGGTCAGAATCATTGA
- the LOC105796569 gene encoding uncharacterized protein LOC105796569 — protein sequence MEEVGNDDELQLGHEIRVTNGGNCSSSGTNGPHMELIPTLKSNLKKATATDEENQLKTQRRKVSWPDAHGKDIAHVQEFEPSVSDDGELGGVRNSCVCAIQ from the exons ATGGAAGAAGTTGGTAATGATGATGAGTTACAATTAGGCCATGAAATTAGGGTCACCAATGGTGGCAACTGCAGTAGTAGTGGGACTAATGGGCCTCACATGGAACTAATTCCCACTCTCAAGAGCAATCTCAAGAAAGCTACTGCTACTGATGAAGAAAACCAGTTAAAGACTCAAAGGAGGAAAGTTAGTTGGCCTGATGCTCATGGTAAAGATATTGCTCATGTTCAAGAGTTTGAACCAAG TGTGTCAGATGATGGAGAGCTAGGAGGAGTTAGGAACTCTTGTGTTTGTGCAATTCAATGA
- the LOC105796566 gene encoding chalcone synthase 1, producing the protein MVTVEEVRKAQRAEGPATVLAIGTSTPPNCVDQSTYPDYYFRITNSEHKTELKEKFKRMCEKSMIKKRYMYLTEEILKENPNVCEYMAPSLDARQDMVVVEVPKLGKEAATKAIKEWGQPKSKITHLVFCTTSGVDMPGADYQLTKLLGLRPSVKRLMMYQQGCFAGGTVLRVAKDLAENNKGARVLVVCSEITAVTFRGPSDTHLDSLVGQALFGDGAAAVIVGADPLPEIEKPMFELVSAAQTILPDSDGAIDGHLREVGLTFHLLKDVPGLISKNIEKSLAEAFQPLGISDWNSLFWIAHPGGPAILDQVEAKLALKPEKLRATRHVLSEYGNMSSACVLFILDEMRKKSKEDGLGTTGEGLEWGVLFGFGPGLTVETVVLHSISA; encoded by the exons atggtgacAGTGGAGGAAGTTCGTAAGGCACAACGCGCCGAAGGGCCGGCCACAGTGTTGGCGATCGGTACGTCGACTCCACCGAATTGTGTGGATCAGAGCACGTACCCTGATTACTATTTCCGTATCACAAATAGTGAGCACAAGACTGAGCTGAAAGAGAAATTCAAGCGCATGT gCGAAAAATCAATGATCAAAAAGCGTTACATGTATCTAACAGAAGAGATTTTGAAAGAGAACCCCAATGTATGTGAATACATGGCACCATCACTTGATGCAAGACAAGATATGGTGGTAGTTGAGGTACCAAAGCTAGGCAAAGAAGCCGCCACCAAGGCTATTAAGGAATGGGGTCAGCCCAAATCCAAGATCACCCACCTCGTGTTTTGCACCACCAGTGGTGTCGACATGCCCGGTGCCGATTACCAGCTCACTAAGCTTTTGGGCCTTCGCCCGTCGGTTAAGCGTCTCATGATGTATCAACAAGGTTGTTTCGCTGGTGGTACTGTGCTCCGTGTGGCCAAGGACTTGGCCGAGAACAACAAGGGCGCTCGCGTGCTTGTTGTTTGCTCGGAAATCACCGCGGTTACTTTCCGTGGGCCGAGTGATACTCACTTGGATAGTTTAGTTGGCCAAGCGTTGTTCGGTGATGGTGCTGCTGCTGTTATAGTAGGTGCGGATCCATTGCCTGAAATCGAGAAGCCTATGTTTGAACTCGTCTCGGCGGCCCAAACGATCTTGCCAGACAGCGATGGTGCCATTGACGGTCACCTTCGTGAAGTTGGACTTACATTTCACCTTCTCAAGGATGTTCCCGGCCTAATTTCAAAGAACATTGAAAAGAGCCTAGCTGAGGCATTTCAACCTTTGGGCATTTCGGATTGGAACTCGCTCTTTTGGATCGCTCACCCCGGTGGTCCAGCCATATTGGATCAGGTTGAGGCGAAGCTAGCCCTTAAACCCGAAAAACTCCGAGCCACGAGGCACGTGCTTTCAGAATATGGGAACATGTCAAGTGCTTGTGTGCTGTTCATATTGGATGAGATGAGGAAGAAATCAAAGGAAGATGGACTTGGAACCACGGGTGAAGGGCTCGAGTGGGGTGTCCTGTTTGGTTTCGGACCAGGGCTCACTGTTGAGACCGTGGTGCTTCATAGTATCTCTGCTTAA